The window ACGCGGCGCCTCGCGTGACGAAGTGCTCGACGAAATCCAGCATCAGAATACCGTTCTTCGCCACGATGCCGATCCCGATGATGGCGCCGAGGAACGACACGACGTTCAGCGACGTGCCAGTCACCCAGAGCGCCAGCAGGGTGCCGAAGAGCGACAGGATTGCGCCCGCGACGATCGCGAGCGGCTCGGCGAACGACCGGAACTCGATCAGAAGGACGGTGAAGACCAGTACCACGGCCATTCCGAGCACGACCTCAGATTT is drawn from Luteitalea sp. and contains these coding sequences:
- a CDS encoding AcrB/AcrD/AcrF family protein, which produces KSEVVLGMAVVLVFTVLLIEFRSFAEPLAIVAGAILSLFGTLLALWVTGTSLNVVSFLGAIIGIGIVAKNGILMLDFVEHFVTRGAAFEDALARSGRRRLRPVLMTSLAAALGMLPLAYGVGSGADMLKPLAIAVMGALGISVLLSLVATPVVLRVLRRGA